A genomic region of Conger conger chromosome 6, fConCon1.1, whole genome shotgun sequence contains the following coding sequences:
- the LOC133131012 gene encoding carboxypeptidase Z-like isoform X1: MAWPYFLDCDRFFVSDQEGCYDPLVMLRASQETALARMSPEEPSTIIQFTYQSNAQMINVLKKTASKCSDVARTYSIGRSVEGKDLLVIEFSDNPGQHDLLEPEVKLIANMHGNEVLGRQLLIYLTQYLCSEYLLGNHRIQTLINNTRIHIFPSMNPDGYDLAAAEVEDNSDPEHQEGHVYNGWTSGRANAQNIDLNRNFPDLTSIAYSRRRNKRYRTDHIPIPDSYWFGKVAPETYAVMKWIRSIPFVQSASLHGGELVVSYPYDFSKHPLEEKMFSPTPDEQAFKQLARTYADAHTTMADNDTDRCGASFGRKGGIINGALWYSFAGGMSDFNYLHTNCFEITVELGCDKFPAEEELYTEWKRNKEALLSFMESVHRGIKGIVKDEQGNGIKGASISIRGIRHDIRTAEDGDYWRLVNSGVHILTASAPGYTKVMKKVFLPAQMQKAGRVDFVLKKAVLEPEQVDFPAMDTYDRFDPYNQFERYSLSELGENGEDRQEKPWWWGYFTQFGESTPTWLLRSY; encoded by the exons ATGGCCTGGCCCTACTTCCTGGACTGCGACCGCTTCTTCGTCAGCGACCAGGAGGGCTGCTATGACCCGCTGGTGATGCTAAGAG CAAGCCAAGAGACCGCCCTGGCCAGAATGTCACCTGAGGAACCATCTACCATCATCCAGTTCACCTACCAATCAAACGCGCAGATGATCAACGTCTTGAAGAAGACGGCGTCGAAATGCTCGGACGTCGCCAGGACGTACAGTATTGGCCGGAGCGTGGAGGGGAAAGACCTTCTGGTAATCGAGTTTTCAGATAACCCTGGCCAACACGACCTGT TGGAGCCGGAGGTGAAATTAATCGCGAATATGCACGGGAACGAGGTGCTGGGCAGGCAGCTTCTCATCTACCTGACCCAGTACCTGTGCTCAGAATACCTGCTGGGGAACCATCGCATCCAGACCCTCATCAACAACACCCGCATCCACATCTTCCCGTCCATGAACCCTGACGGCTACGACCTGGCCGCGGCAGAGGTAGAGGATAACAGTGATCCAGAACACCAGGAA GGTCACGTGTACAACGGGTGGACCAGCGGCCGAGCCAACGCCCAGAACATCGACCTGAACAGGAACTTCCCGGACCTGACCTCCATTGCTTACAGCCGACGCAGGAACAAGCGCTACCGCACCGATCACATCCCAATCCCAGACTCTTACTGGTTTGGTAAG GTAGCTCCAGAGACATATGCGGTGATGAAGTGGATAAGGTCCATCCCCTTTGTCCAGTCGGCCAGTCTGCACGGAGGGGAACTGGTGGTCTCATATCCGTATGACTTCTCCAAACATCCGCTAGAAGAGAAGATGTTCTCTCCTACTCCAGATGAACAG GCGTTTAAGCAGCTGGCCAGGACAtatgcagacgcacacaccaCCATGGCGGACAATGACACGGACCGGTGCGGAGCTTCCTTTGGCCGTAAGGGCGGCATCATCAACGGCGCTCTGTGGTACAGTTTTGCAGGAG GCATGTCAGACTTCAACTACCTTCACACCAACTGCTTTGAGATCACTGTGGAGCTGGGCTGTGACAAGTTTCCTGCCGAGGAGGAGCTGTATACGGAATGGAAGCGCAACAAGGAGGCGCTCCTCAGCTTCATGGAGTCG GTACATCGAGGGATTAAGGGCATCGTGAAGGATGAACAGGGCAACGGGATCAAAGGAGCCAGCATATCTATTCGAGGGATCAGACACGATATCAGGACAG CTGAAGACGGGGACTACTGGAGACTGGTGAACTCTGGGGTACACATCCTGACGGCCTCCGCGCCAGGCTACACCAAGGTGATGAAAAAGGTCTTCCTGCCAGCACAGATGCAGAAGGCCGGCCGCGTGGACTTTGTGCTGAAGAAGGCCGTCCTGGAGCCTGAACAGGTGGACTTTCCTGCCATGGACACCTACGACCGCTTCGACCCGTACAACCAGTTTGAGCGCTACTCCCTGAGCGAGCTGGGGGAGAATGGGGAGGACAGACAGGAAAAGCCCTGGTGGTGGGGCTACTTCACCCAGTTCGGAGAATCCACACCCACCTGGCTCCTGAGGAGCTATTAG
- the LOC133131012 gene encoding carboxypeptidase Z-like isoform X2: MAWPYFLDCDRFFVSDQEGCYDPLVMLRASQETALARMSPEEPSTIIQFTYQSNAQMINVLKKTASKCSDVARTYSIGRSVEGKDLLVIEFSDNPGQHDLLEPEVKLIANMHGNEVLGRQLLIYLTQYLCSEYLLGNHRIQTLINNTRIHIFPSMNPDGYDLAAAEGHVYNGWTSGRANAQNIDLNRNFPDLTSIAYSRRRNKRYRTDHIPIPDSYWFGKVAPETYAVMKWIRSIPFVQSASLHGGELVVSYPYDFSKHPLEEKMFSPTPDEQAFKQLARTYADAHTTMADNDTDRCGASFGRKGGIINGALWYSFAGGMSDFNYLHTNCFEITVELGCDKFPAEEELYTEWKRNKEALLSFMESVHRGIKGIVKDEQGNGIKGASISIRGIRHDIRTAEDGDYWRLVNSGVHILTASAPGYTKVMKKVFLPAQMQKAGRVDFVLKKAVLEPEQVDFPAMDTYDRFDPYNQFERYSLSELGENGEDRQEKPWWWGYFTQFGESTPTWLLRSY, from the exons ATGGCCTGGCCCTACTTCCTGGACTGCGACCGCTTCTTCGTCAGCGACCAGGAGGGCTGCTATGACCCGCTGGTGATGCTAAGAG CAAGCCAAGAGACCGCCCTGGCCAGAATGTCACCTGAGGAACCATCTACCATCATCCAGTTCACCTACCAATCAAACGCGCAGATGATCAACGTCTTGAAGAAGACGGCGTCGAAATGCTCGGACGTCGCCAGGACGTACAGTATTGGCCGGAGCGTGGAGGGGAAAGACCTTCTGGTAATCGAGTTTTCAGATAACCCTGGCCAACACGACCTGT TGGAGCCGGAGGTGAAATTAATCGCGAATATGCACGGGAACGAGGTGCTGGGCAGGCAGCTTCTCATCTACCTGACCCAGTACCTGTGCTCAGAATACCTGCTGGGGAACCATCGCATCCAGACCCTCATCAACAACACCCGCATCCACATCTTCCCGTCCATGAACCCTGACGGCTACGACCTGGCCGCGGCAGAG GGTCACGTGTACAACGGGTGGACCAGCGGCCGAGCCAACGCCCAGAACATCGACCTGAACAGGAACTTCCCGGACCTGACCTCCATTGCTTACAGCCGACGCAGGAACAAGCGCTACCGCACCGATCACATCCCAATCCCAGACTCTTACTGGTTTGGTAAG GTAGCTCCAGAGACATATGCGGTGATGAAGTGGATAAGGTCCATCCCCTTTGTCCAGTCGGCCAGTCTGCACGGAGGGGAACTGGTGGTCTCATATCCGTATGACTTCTCCAAACATCCGCTAGAAGAGAAGATGTTCTCTCCTACTCCAGATGAACAG GCGTTTAAGCAGCTGGCCAGGACAtatgcagacgcacacaccaCCATGGCGGACAATGACACGGACCGGTGCGGAGCTTCCTTTGGCCGTAAGGGCGGCATCATCAACGGCGCTCTGTGGTACAGTTTTGCAGGAG GCATGTCAGACTTCAACTACCTTCACACCAACTGCTTTGAGATCACTGTGGAGCTGGGCTGTGACAAGTTTCCTGCCGAGGAGGAGCTGTATACGGAATGGAAGCGCAACAAGGAGGCGCTCCTCAGCTTCATGGAGTCG GTACATCGAGGGATTAAGGGCATCGTGAAGGATGAACAGGGCAACGGGATCAAAGGAGCCAGCATATCTATTCGAGGGATCAGACACGATATCAGGACAG CTGAAGACGGGGACTACTGGAGACTGGTGAACTCTGGGGTACACATCCTGACGGCCTCCGCGCCAGGCTACACCAAGGTGATGAAAAAGGTCTTCCTGCCAGCACAGATGCAGAAGGCCGGCCGCGTGGACTTTGTGCTGAAGAAGGCCGTCCTGGAGCCTGAACAGGTGGACTTTCCTGCCATGGACACCTACGACCGCTTCGACCCGTACAACCAGTTTGAGCGCTACTCCCTGAGCGAGCTGGGGGAGAATGGGGAGGACAGACAGGAAAAGCCCTGGTGGTGGGGCTACTTCACCCAGTTCGGAGAATCCACACCCACCTGGCTCCTGAGGAGCTATTAG
- the LOC133131012 gene encoding carboxypeptidase Z-like isoform X3, producing MAWPYFLDCDRFFVSDQEGCYDPLVMLRGVETALARMSPEEPSTIIQFTYQSNAQMINVLKKTASKCSDVARTYSIGRSVEGKDLLVIEFSDNPGQHDLLEPEVKLIANMHGNEVLGRQLLIYLTQYLCSEYLLGNHRIQTLINNTRIHIFPSMNPDGYDLAAAEGHVYNGWTSGRANAQNIDLNRNFPDLTSIAYSRRRNKRYRTDHIPIPDSYWFGKVAPETYAVMKWIRSIPFVQSASLHGGELVVSYPYDFSKHPLEEKMFSPTPDEQAFKQLARTYADAHTTMADNDTDRCGASFGRKGGIINGALWYSFAGGMSDFNYLHTNCFEITVELGCDKFPAEEELYTEWKRNKEALLSFMESVHRGIKGIVKDEQGNGIKGASISIRGIRHDIRTAEDGDYWRLVNSGVHILTASAPGYTKVMKKVFLPAQMQKAGRVDFVLKKAVLEPEQVDFPAMDTYDRFDPYNQFERYSLSELGENGEDRQEKPWWWGYFTQFGESTPTWLLRSY from the exons ATGGCCTGGCCCTACTTCCTGGACTGCGACCGCTTCTTCGTCAGCGACCAGGAGGGCTGCTATGACCCGCTGGTGATGCTAAGAGGTGTGGAG ACCGCCCTGGCCAGAATGTCACCTGAGGAACCATCTACCATCATCCAGTTCACCTACCAATCAAACGCGCAGATGATCAACGTCTTGAAGAAGACGGCGTCGAAATGCTCGGACGTCGCCAGGACGTACAGTATTGGCCGGAGCGTGGAGGGGAAAGACCTTCTGGTAATCGAGTTTTCAGATAACCCTGGCCAACACGACCTGT TGGAGCCGGAGGTGAAATTAATCGCGAATATGCACGGGAACGAGGTGCTGGGCAGGCAGCTTCTCATCTACCTGACCCAGTACCTGTGCTCAGAATACCTGCTGGGGAACCATCGCATCCAGACCCTCATCAACAACACCCGCATCCACATCTTCCCGTCCATGAACCCTGACGGCTACGACCTGGCCGCGGCAGAG GGTCACGTGTACAACGGGTGGACCAGCGGCCGAGCCAACGCCCAGAACATCGACCTGAACAGGAACTTCCCGGACCTGACCTCCATTGCTTACAGCCGACGCAGGAACAAGCGCTACCGCACCGATCACATCCCAATCCCAGACTCTTACTGGTTTGGTAAG GTAGCTCCAGAGACATATGCGGTGATGAAGTGGATAAGGTCCATCCCCTTTGTCCAGTCGGCCAGTCTGCACGGAGGGGAACTGGTGGTCTCATATCCGTATGACTTCTCCAAACATCCGCTAGAAGAGAAGATGTTCTCTCCTACTCCAGATGAACAG GCGTTTAAGCAGCTGGCCAGGACAtatgcagacgcacacaccaCCATGGCGGACAATGACACGGACCGGTGCGGAGCTTCCTTTGGCCGTAAGGGCGGCATCATCAACGGCGCTCTGTGGTACAGTTTTGCAGGAG GCATGTCAGACTTCAACTACCTTCACACCAACTGCTTTGAGATCACTGTGGAGCTGGGCTGTGACAAGTTTCCTGCCGAGGAGGAGCTGTATACGGAATGGAAGCGCAACAAGGAGGCGCTCCTCAGCTTCATGGAGTCG GTACATCGAGGGATTAAGGGCATCGTGAAGGATGAACAGGGCAACGGGATCAAAGGAGCCAGCATATCTATTCGAGGGATCAGACACGATATCAGGACAG CTGAAGACGGGGACTACTGGAGACTGGTGAACTCTGGGGTACACATCCTGACGGCCTCCGCGCCAGGCTACACCAAGGTGATGAAAAAGGTCTTCCTGCCAGCACAGATGCAGAAGGCCGGCCGCGTGGACTTTGTGCTGAAGAAGGCCGTCCTGGAGCCTGAACAGGTGGACTTTCCTGCCATGGACACCTACGACCGCTTCGACCCGTACAACCAGTTTGAGCGCTACTCCCTGAGCGAGCTGGGGGAGAATGGGGAGGACAGACAGGAAAAGCCCTGGTGGTGGGGCTACTTCACCCAGTTCGGAGAATCCACACCCACCTGGCTCCTGAGGAGCTATTAG